Proteins encoded within one genomic window of Bradyrhizobium sp. AZCC 1719:
- a CDS encoding peptidylprolyl isomerase, whose protein sequence is MLRGIRKASSNWLGKVVMAVVMGVLIVSFAVWGIADIFKGFGQSSLATIGKTEISTEQFRQIYTEKLQQLGRSFGRPLTPEQARAFGLDRQVLQQTIAEAALDEEARRMGLAQSQDEAMRQIYSDPNFAGLGGKFDPARFQATIRQFGYTEQRYLAERRRVGLRRQIVGAVSAGAEPPKVLIEALARFQNEQRSMEFVRLDAAQAGTIDPPSPEALAAYFEDHKTQFRAPEYRKLSFVVISPEEIGKWTEVSDEDAKKAFEQRRDQLGTPEKREVSQMFFPNEGEAQAARSRITSGTSFDDVAKERNLNLADVDLGLIAKNAIIDPAIADAAFSLQSGEVSQPLQGRFGVALVKVGKIEPGVTPTYESIAAQVKKEIATERARAKVNEIQNKMEDERSGGANVVEASQKLGLTAVTIEAVDRSGRTPDGQPVANIPRGLDVVSQAFNSDIGVDNEPIQFAGGYVWYDVLGITPSRDRPLDEVRSQVEAKWREDQISSRLRAKATEMVQKVEQGGTLAAEAAAVGAKVETATGFRRDASLSGVPSAAITAAFRTPKDGVTQTPGTGGSEWIVLRVTDVTVPPVDMASDELKKLKETLQRGLTDEQIAQYVTKIESQIGTSINAAAFAQVTGANN, encoded by the coding sequence ATGCTTCGAGGAATTCGGAAAGCCTCATCAAACTGGCTCGGCAAGGTTGTCATGGCCGTCGTGATGGGCGTTTTGATTGTCAGTTTCGCAGTTTGGGGTATTGCCGACATCTTCAAGGGATTTGGCCAGTCGTCGCTCGCCACGATTGGCAAGACCGAGATTTCGACGGAGCAATTCCGCCAGATCTACACGGAAAAGCTGCAGCAGCTCGGCCGCAGTTTCGGCCGTCCGCTGACCCCTGAACAGGCCCGCGCCTTCGGGCTCGATCGGCAGGTGTTGCAACAGACCATCGCCGAAGCTGCGCTGGATGAGGAAGCCCGGCGCATGGGGCTTGCCCAGTCGCAGGACGAAGCCATGCGGCAGATCTACAGCGATCCGAATTTTGCGGGATTGGGCGGCAAATTCGATCCCGCTCGCTTCCAGGCCACGATCAGGCAGTTCGGCTATACCGAGCAACGTTATCTGGCGGAACGCCGGCGGGTCGGGCTGCGGCGCCAGATCGTCGGCGCCGTCTCGGCCGGGGCTGAGCCGCCGAAGGTCCTGATCGAGGCGCTCGCCCGCTTCCAGAACGAGCAGCGCTCGATGGAATTCGTCAGGCTCGACGCGGCGCAGGCCGGCACGATCGATCCGCCGTCGCCCGAGGCGCTGGCCGCCTATTTCGAGGATCACAAAACCCAGTTCCGCGCGCCCGAGTATCGCAAACTGTCCTTTGTCGTGATCAGCCCCGAAGAGATCGGCAAGTGGACCGAGGTCTCCGACGAGGATGCGAAGAAGGCCTTCGAGCAGCGCCGCGACCAGCTCGGAACGCCGGAAAAGCGCGAAGTGTCGCAGATGTTTTTTCCGAACGAAGGCGAAGCGCAGGCCGCGCGCAGCCGCATCACGTCGGGAACGTCGTTCGACGACGTCGCCAAGGAGCGCAACCTCAATCTGGCCGACGTCGATCTCGGCCTGATCGCAAAGAACGCGATCATCGACCCGGCGATTGCGGATGCGGCGTTCTCGCTGCAGTCAGGCGAAGTCAGCCAGCCACTGCAGGGCCGCTTCGGCGTGGCGCTGGTCAAGGTCGGCAAGATCGAGCCAGGTGTGACGCCGACCTATGAAAGCATCGCAGCGCAGGTGAAGAAGGAAATCGCGACCGAACGCGCGCGCGCCAAGGTCAACGAAATCCAGAACAAGATGGAAGATGAGCGCAGCGGCGGCGCCAATGTGGTCGAGGCTTCGCAGAAGCTCGGCCTCACCGCTGTCACGATCGAGGCCGTCGATCGCTCCGGCCGCACGCCCGACGGCCAGCCGGTGGCGAATATTCCGCGCGGCCTCGACGTGGTTTCGCAGGCCTTTAACAGCGATATCGGCGTCGACAACGAACCGATCCAGTTTGCCGGCGGCTATGTCTGGTACGACGTGCTTGGCATTACGCCATCGCGCGACCGCCCGCTCGACGAGGTGCGCAGCCAGGTCGAGGCAAAATGGCGCGAAGACCAGATTTCGAGCAGGTTGCGCGCGAAGGCAACCGAGATGGTGCAGAAGGTCGAGCAAGGCGGCACGCTCGCCGCCGAAGCGGCCGCAGTCGGAGCGAAGGTCGAGACCGCGACCGGTTTCCGCCGCGACGCCTCGCTTTCAGGCGTGCCCTCCGCCGCCATCACGGCCGCATTCCGGACGCCCAAGGACGGCGTCACGCAGACGCCGGGCACCGGTGGCAGCGAGTGGATCGTGTTGCGCGTCACCGACGTGACGGTGCCGCCGGTCGACATGGCCTCCGATGAGCTGAAGAAGTTGAAGGAGACGTTGCAGCGCGGCCTGACCGACGAACAGATCGCGCAATATGTGACCAAGATCGAATCCCAGATCGGCACCTCCATCAACGCGGCCGCCTTCGCGCAGGTGACGGGCGCGAACAATTGA